From the Hymenobacter yonginensis genome, one window contains:
- a CDS encoding RluA family pseudouridine synthase: MKLPNFQDLILFEDDDYVVINKPPFLATLDERFGGAPNILRLAREQYDDVQACHRLDKETSGSLALAKNPAAYRHLAMQFEDRKVKKVYHAAAWGVHDYEGLRVDRSIETTTKGKARLAYKGKPAVTLVRTMEAFAKHTLLECQPITGRMHQIRLHLAYLQAPIIGDQMYGGEDFYLSSLKKKFNMKEGQEEQPFIKRFALHAANLTFAKLDGETVTVEAPYPKDFRVLVETLRQYQ, from the coding sequence ATGAAGCTACCCAATTTCCAAGACCTGATTCTGTTCGAAGACGACGACTACGTCGTCATCAACAAGCCCCCGTTCCTGGCCACGCTCGACGAACGGTTTGGCGGCGCGCCCAACATCCTGCGCCTGGCCCGCGAGCAGTACGACGACGTGCAGGCCTGCCACCGCCTCGACAAGGAAACCAGCGGCTCGCTGGCCCTGGCCAAAAATCCGGCAGCCTACCGCCACCTGGCCATGCAGTTCGAGGACCGCAAGGTGAAAAAAGTGTACCACGCCGCCGCCTGGGGCGTGCACGACTACGAGGGCCTGCGCGTAGACCGCAGCATCGAAACCACCACCAAAGGCAAAGCCCGCCTGGCCTACAAAGGCAAGCCCGCCGTGACGCTGGTGCGCACAATGGAGGCCTTTGCCAAGCATACGCTGCTGGAGTGCCAGCCCATTACGGGCCGCATGCACCAGATCCGGCTGCACCTAGCCTACCTGCAGGCCCCCATCATCGGCGACCAGATGTACGGCGGCGAGGATTTCTACCTGTCGTCGCTGAAGAAGAAGTTCAACATGAAGGAGGGCCAGGAAGAGCAGCCCTTCATCAAGCGCTTTGCCTTGCACGCCGCCAACCTCACCTTCGCGAAGCTGGATGGCGAAACCGTGACGGTGGAAGCCCCCTACCCAAAGGATTTCCGGGTGCTGGTCGAGACGCTGCGGCAGTACCAGTAA
- the rplM gene encoding 50S ribosomal protein L13, producing MDHLSFKTVSVNKANADKAWVVVDASVAPLGRLASQIANMLRGKHKPSFTPNSDCGDNVIVLNADKLYVTGKKLTDKIYITHSGYPGGQKRINLRDKKAKDSTRVIEHAVKGMLQGNKLGAEQFRNLYVYKGDQHPHEAQQPKAVELTNL from the coding sequence ATGGATCATCTGAGCTTCAAGACGGTATCCGTCAACAAAGCCAACGCCGATAAGGCCTGGGTCGTGGTTGATGCCAGTGTTGCGCCGCTGGGCCGTCTGGCTAGCCAGATTGCCAACATGCTGCGTGGCAAGCACAAGCCCTCGTTCACGCCGAACTCCGACTGCGGCGACAACGTTATTGTTCTGAACGCTGACAAGCTCTACGTTACGGGCAAGAAGCTGACCGACAAAATCTACATCACCCACTCGGGCTACCCCGGCGGTCAGAAGCGCATCAACCTGCGCGACAAGAAAGCCAAGGATTCGACCCGCGTGATTGAGCACGCCGTGAAAGGCATGCTGCAGGGCAACAAGCTCGGTGCCGAGCAGTTCCGCAACCTGTATGTGTACAAGGGCGACCAGCACCCCCACGAAGCCCAGCAGCCGAAAGCTGTTGAACTGACTAACCTCTAA
- the rpsI gene encoding 30S ribosomal protein S9 has translation MEISNTSGRRKTSVARIYMQAGQGNITINGREMKAYFANELLENIVNQPLATVEQVGQYDIKVNVRGGGISAQAEAIRLAISKALVGDNSEVRPALKKEGFLTRDPRMVERKKFGKRKARRSFQFSKR, from the coding sequence ATGGAAATCTCCAATACCTCTGGTAGAAGAAAAACCTCGGTGGCCCGCATCTACATGCAGGCCGGGCAAGGGAATATCACTATCAACGGCCGGGAAATGAAGGCGTACTTCGCCAACGAACTCCTGGAAAACATCGTGAACCAGCCTCTGGCGACGGTCGAGCAAGTCGGCCAGTACGACATCAAGGTGAACGTGCGCGGTGGTGGCATCTCGGCCCAGGCTGAAGCCATCCGTCTGGCCATCTCGAAAGCCCTTGTAGGCGACAACTCGGAAGTTCGTCCGGCCCTCAAGAAAGAAGGCTTCCTGACCCGTGACCCGCGCATGGTGGAACGCAAGAAATTCGGCAAGCGCAAAGCTCGTCGCTCGTTCCAGTTCTCGAAACGCTAA
- a CDS encoding SDR family NAD(P)-dependent oxidoreductase, with protein MKRRLEGKVAIVTGGGSGIGEAISKRFAAEGAAVVVCGLDSDPVRKVVDEILQSGGRAVGYLGDVSVEEQAEDCVQLAIDDFGKLDVLVNNAGVFPATAELDKYPVEAFEYMIKNNIYTTFMMTRAALPFLQKTQGNIVSAGSEAGQMGSPMITPYGGTKAWVMSFSKGLAVEQAKYGVRVNCVGPGPIDTAWTHKETGPMDSKMEKNTVNGVPMGRRGTPEEVANVYLFLASDEASYVTGATYFVDGGVTLSKSLPGEEVPSHLKQQPSPSLPLKHGKDGHAEIRQEVAGTMNHGL; from the coding sequence ATGAAAAGAAGACTGGAAGGCAAAGTTGCCATCGTAACGGGTGGCGGTTCCGGCATCGGGGAAGCTATCAGCAAGAGATTCGCAGCCGAAGGGGCTGCCGTGGTCGTGTGCGGCCTCGACAGCGACCCGGTGCGCAAAGTAGTAGACGAAATCCTGCAAAGCGGCGGCCGCGCCGTCGGCTACCTCGGCGACGTGTCGGTGGAAGAGCAAGCTGAGGACTGCGTGCAGCTGGCCATCGACGATTTCGGCAAGCTGGATGTACTTGTCAACAACGCCGGTGTGTTTCCGGCCACCGCCGAGCTGGACAAGTACCCGGTGGAGGCGTTCGAGTACATGATCAAGAACAACATCTACACCACGTTCATGATGACGCGGGCCGCGCTGCCGTTCCTGCAAAAAACGCAGGGCAACATCGTGTCGGCCGGCTCGGAGGCGGGCCAGATGGGCTCCCCGATGATTACGCCCTACGGCGGCACCAAGGCCTGGGTGATGAGCTTCAGCAAGGGCTTGGCCGTGGAGCAGGCCAAGTACGGTGTGCGCGTCAACTGCGTCGGTCCCGGCCCGATTGATACGGCCTGGACCCATAAGGAAACCGGCCCCATGGACAGCAAAATGGAAAAGAACACCGTGAACGGGGTGCCCATGGGCCGCCGCGGCACGCCCGAGGAAGTCGCCAACGTGTACCTGTTCCTGGCCTCCGACGAAGCCAGCTACGTAACCGGCGCCACCTACTTCGTGGATGGTGGCGTAACGCTCTCCAAGAGCCTGCCCGGCGAGGAAGTCCCGAGCCACCTCAAGCAGCAGCCCTCGCCCAGCCTGCCGCTCAAACACGGCAAAGACGGCCACGCCGAAATCCGTCAGGAAGTTGCTGGCACCATGAATCACGGATTATAG
- a CDS encoding sensor histidine kinase, with protein sequence MRLNISSRSIAIMLSLLVACVLTTLAWVGPTMELQQGVLAAGITVAACFLLLYLMFEALIFREINNIYAGLEHIKRKELRRMSSKFLFRPEPLKRMRDEILDMAQRKQQEIDELKRLQALRREFLADVSHELKTPIFAAQGFLHTVLDDDDVDDFTRQKFLQKAANSLDALDALVQDLVTISQLEKGVVRMRRQGFDIVTLVHEIFEQLERKAALRQVQLELFPPALPAGSLRVLADRNRIRQVLINLIDNAIKYGRENGRVVVSLVESGKGVRISVRDDGAGIPKQHLNRIFERFYRIDKSRSRDSGGSGLGLAISKHIVEAHRSAIRVRSEIGQGTTLEFKLPKPKNPAPPSHHVLAQPLPGSEA encoded by the coding sequence ATGCGTCTCAACATTTCCTCCCGCTCCATTGCTATTATGCTGTCGTTGCTGGTGGCATGCGTGCTCACCACGCTGGCCTGGGTGGGCCCTACCATGGAGCTGCAGCAGGGCGTGCTGGCGGCGGGCATTACGGTGGCGGCGTGCTTTCTGCTGCTGTATCTGATGTTTGAGGCCTTGATTTTCCGCGAAATCAACAACATCTACGCCGGGCTGGAGCACATCAAGCGCAAGGAACTGCGGCGTATGTCCAGCAAGTTCCTGTTCCGGCCGGAGCCGCTCAAGCGCATGCGCGACGAAATCCTGGACATGGCCCAGCGCAAGCAGCAGGAAATCGATGAGCTGAAACGGCTGCAGGCCCTGCGCCGCGAGTTTCTGGCCGACGTGTCGCACGAGCTCAAAACGCCCATCTTCGCGGCCCAAGGCTTCCTGCACACCGTCCTCGACGACGACGATGTGGACGACTTCACCCGCCAGAAGTTTCTGCAGAAAGCTGCCAACAGCCTCGACGCTCTCGATGCGCTGGTGCAGGACCTCGTGACCATCTCGCAGCTGGAAAAGGGCGTGGTGCGCATGCGCCGCCAGGGCTTCGACATCGTGACGCTGGTGCACGAGATATTTGAGCAGCTGGAGCGCAAGGCCGCCCTGCGGCAGGTGCAGCTGGAGCTGTTTCCGCCCGCGCTGCCCGCCGGCAGTTTGCGCGTGCTGGCTGACCGCAACCGAATCCGGCAGGTGCTCATCAACCTCATCGACAACGCCATCAAGTACGGCCGCGAAAACGGCCGCGTGGTGGTGAGCCTCGTGGAAAGCGGCAAGGGCGTGCGCATCAGCGTGCGCGACGACGGCGCCGGCATCCCGAAACAACACCTCAACCGCATTTTCGAGCGGTTCTACCGCATCGACAAGAGCCGCTCCCGCGACTCTGGCGGCTCGGGCCTGGGGCTGGCCATCAGCAAGCACATCGTGGAAGCCCACCGCTCCGCCATCCGGGTGCGCAGCGAAATCGGGCAGGGCACCACCCTGGAGTTCAAGCTGCCCAAGCCCAAAAACCCGGCCCCGCCCTCCCACCACGTGCTGGCCCAGCCCCTGCCCGGCAGCGAGGCCTAG
- the tsf gene encoding translation elongation factor Ts: MAAITAADVNKLRTMTGAGMMDCKKALTEADGDFEAARDILRKQGQKIADKRSDNETSEGFVAVAVSEDGTTGKLVALACETESVAKVANFRELVQRILDAAVRINATSKEEVLAAKEEDGLTIQEHITDLMGKIGEKLDLTYATLTAEKVASYIHSDNKKGVLVGLKNVGDADTAAVGRDVAMQIVAMKPVAVDKDGVDSAVTEREIEIGKEQARAEGKPEAMLEKIAQGKLNKFYKENTLLNQEFVKDSSMTIAQLLDKTSKGMTVTDFKRVAIGA; encoded by the coding sequence ATGGCAGCAATTACCGCCGCAGACGTGAACAAGCTGCGCACCATGACCGGTGCGGGCATGATGGATTGCAAAAAAGCGCTGACCGAAGCCGATGGCGACTTCGAGGCCGCTCGCGACATTCTCCGCAAGCAGGGCCAGAAGATTGCTGACAAGCGTTCGGACAACGAAACGTCGGAAGGCTTTGTGGCCGTAGCCGTGAGCGAAGATGGCACCACCGGCAAGCTGGTGGCCCTGGCCTGCGAAACGGAGTCGGTAGCCAAAGTGGCTAACTTCCGCGAGCTGGTACAGCGTATCCTCGACGCCGCTGTGCGCATCAACGCTACCTCGAAAGAGGAAGTGCTGGCCGCCAAGGAAGAAGATGGCCTGACAATTCAGGAGCACATCACCGACCTGATGGGCAAAATCGGCGAGAAGCTGGACCTGACTTACGCCACGCTGACCGCTGAGAAAGTAGCCTCCTACATCCACTCCGACAACAAGAAAGGCGTACTCGTAGGCCTGAAGAACGTGGGTGATGCTGACACCGCCGCCGTAGGCCGCGACGTAGCTATGCAGATCGTAGCCATGAAGCCCGTAGCCGTTGACAAAGACGGTGTGGACTCGGCCGTTACGGAGCGCGAAATTGAAATCGGCAAAGAGCAGGCGCGTGCCGAAGGCAAGCCCGAGGCTATGCTGGAGAAAATCGCTCAGGGCAAACTGAACAAGTTCTACAAAGAGAACACCCTGCTCAACCAGGAATTCGTGAAAGACAGCTCGATGACTATTGCCCAGCTGCTCGACAAAACGTCGAAAGGCATGACGGTAACGGACTTCAAGCGCGTTGCTATCGGTGCCTAA
- a CDS encoding DUF3108 domain-containing protein, translating into MLPALALQAFGPSSDTLRKIPNTSFQSGEVLQYKVHYGVINAAEATIEVADDLHRINERPCYKATVTGRTTGSFDLFLRIRDTWRSYIDTTSILPQKFFRNIEENHYRKKETVDFDHLRDVAEVEKRGKDKDDVKRGTYKVPDNVQDLVSAFYYLRTLNYDQRRMGEVIRVQGFFDEEVFAMEVMYRGRETVTTKAGTIRAIKLVPKLPSNKLFKGENAVSVYLSDDRNKVPVLIQAELVLGAVKVDMYKYKGLKSRLNLVARNQ; encoded by the coding sequence TTGCTGCCAGCGCTGGCGTTGCAGGCCTTTGGCCCGTCGTCTGATACGCTGCGTAAAATTCCCAACACCAGCTTTCAGTCGGGCGAGGTACTGCAGTACAAGGTGCACTACGGCGTCATCAATGCCGCCGAAGCCACCATCGAAGTAGCCGACGACCTGCACCGCATCAACGAGCGGCCCTGCTACAAAGCCACCGTCACGGGCCGCACCACGGGCTCGTTTGACCTGTTTCTGCGCATCCGCGACACTTGGCGCTCCTACATCGACACGACCAGCATTCTGCCCCAGAAGTTTTTCCGCAACATCGAGGAAAACCACTACCGCAAAAAGGAAACCGTGGACTTCGACCACCTGCGCGACGTGGCCGAGGTGGAAAAGCGCGGCAAAGACAAAGACGATGTGAAGCGCGGCACCTACAAAGTGCCCGACAACGTGCAGGACCTGGTGAGTGCCTTCTACTACCTGCGCACGCTTAACTACGACCAGCGCCGCATGGGCGAGGTTATCCGGGTGCAGGGCTTCTTCGACGAGGAAGTGTTTGCTATGGAGGTGATGTACCGGGGCCGCGAGACCGTGACCACCAAGGCCGGCACCATCCGAGCCATCAAGCTGGTGCCCAAGCTGCCCAGCAACAAGCTGTTTAAGGGCGAAAACGCCGTATCGGTGTACCTTTCCGATGACCGCAACAAGGTGCCGGTGCTCATTCAGGCCGAGCTGGTGCTGGGCGCCGTGAAAGTGGATATGTACAAATACAAAGGCCTCAAGAGCCGGCTCAACCTGGTGGCCCGCAACCAGTAG
- the recA gene encoding recombinase RecA, producing MTLGNASAEKMKALQLTLDKLDKAYGKGTVMKLSDNKVMDVEVISTGSLGLDIALGVGGLPKGRVVEIYGPESSGKTTLTMHCIAEAQKRGGVAAFIDAEHAFDPLYAKKLGIDTENLLIAQPDNGEQALEIADQLISSGAIDIIVIDSVAALVPKGELEGDMGDSKVGLHARLMSQALRKLTGTINKTGCCCIFINQLREKIGVMFGSPETTTGGNALKFYASVRLDIRRIGQIKEDKDNVTGNRTKVKVVKNKVAPPFKVIEFDIIYNEGISKVGEILDLGVDMGIIAKSGSWFSYNGDRLGQGREGVKTILQDNPELADQIEAKIRAMVKGEPDAALAAIPEDRSTDDDDDDADEAL from the coding sequence ATGACGCTCGGTAACGCCAGTGCCGAGAAAATGAAAGCCCTTCAGCTCACGCTGGACAAGCTCGACAAAGCCTACGGCAAGGGCACCGTCATGAAACTCAGCGACAACAAGGTGATGGACGTCGAAGTCATCAGCACCGGTTCGCTGGGCCTTGATATTGCGCTGGGGGTAGGCGGCCTGCCGAAAGGCCGTGTCGTTGAAATCTACGGCCCGGAATCGTCGGGTAAGACCACGCTCACCATGCACTGCATTGCCGAAGCGCAGAAGCGCGGCGGTGTAGCGGCCTTCATCGACGCCGAACACGCCTTCGACCCGCTCTATGCCAAGAAGCTCGGCATCGACACCGAAAACCTGCTGATTGCGCAGCCCGACAACGGCGAGCAAGCCCTCGAAATCGCCGACCAGCTGATTTCCAGCGGTGCCATCGACATCATTGTAATTGACTCCGTGGCCGCGCTGGTGCCGAAAGGCGAGCTGGAAGGCGACATGGGCGACTCGAAAGTGGGCTTGCACGCCCGCCTCATGAGCCAGGCCCTGCGCAAGCTCACCGGCACCATCAACAAAACCGGCTGCTGCTGCATTTTCATCAACCAGCTGCGCGAAAAAATCGGCGTGATGTTCGGTTCGCCCGAAACCACCACCGGTGGTAACGCCCTTAAGTTCTACGCCTCCGTGCGCCTCGATATCCGCCGCATCGGCCAGATCAAGGAAGACAAGGACAACGTGACCGGCAACCGCACCAAGGTGAAGGTGGTGAAAAACAAGGTGGCGCCGCCCTTCAAGGTGATTGAGTTCGACATCATCTACAACGAGGGCATCAGCAAGGTGGGTGAAATCCTCGACCTGGGCGTGGACATGGGCATTATTGCCAAGTCGGGCTCGTGGTTCAGCTACAACGGCGACCGGCTCGGCCAAGGCCGCGAAGGCGTGAAAACCATCCTGCAGGATAACCCCGAGCTGGCTGACCAGATCGAAGCCAAAATCCGGGCGATGGTGAAAGGCGAACCGGACGCGGCTCTGGCTGCCATCCCGGAGGACCGCTCCACCGACGACGATGACGACGACGCTGACGAAGCGCTGTAA
- the rpsB gene encoding 30S ribosomal protein S2, with translation MAQSTTYKELLDAGAHFGHLTRKWDPKMAPYIFMEKNGIHIIDLNKTLVSLDQAAAAIRNIAKSGRKIMFVATKKQAQEIVTEEATRLKMPFVTDRWLGGMLTNFATVRKSLKKMSTIDKMVKENTAYAALAKREKLMMSREREKLERVLGGVADLSRLPAALFVIDVKREHIAVKEAQKLGIPVFAMCDTNSNPELVQFPIPANDDASKSIQLIVSVMGKAIEEGLSERKVDKEDADKKQAEDEGIQEKQNADE, from the coding sequence ATGGCTCAGTCCACCACCTATAAAGAGCTGCTCGACGCCGGTGCCCACTTTGGTCACCTTACGCGCAAGTGGGATCCGAAAATGGCGCCGTACATCTTCATGGAGAAGAACGGCATCCATATTATTGACCTGAACAAGACGCTGGTTTCGCTCGACCAGGCTGCTGCGGCTATCCGCAACATCGCCAAGAGCGGCCGCAAGATCATGTTCGTGGCCACCAAGAAGCAGGCGCAGGAAATCGTAACGGAAGAGGCTACCCGCCTGAAGATGCCGTTCGTGACCGACCGTTGGTTGGGCGGTATGCTCACCAACTTCGCTACGGTGCGCAAGTCGCTGAAGAAAATGAGCACCATCGACAAGATGGTGAAGGAAAATACGGCTTACGCGGCTCTGGCTAAGCGTGAGAAACTGATGATGTCGCGCGAGCGGGAGAAGCTGGAGCGTGTACTCGGTGGCGTTGCCGACCTGAGCCGCCTGCCCGCTGCCCTGTTCGTGATTGATGTGAAGCGTGAGCACATTGCCGTGAAAGAAGCCCAGAAACTGGGTATTCCGGTATTCGCTATGTGCGACACCAACTCCAACCCCGAGCTGGTGCAGTTCCCAATTCCTGCCAACGACGACGCCTCGAAGTCGATCCAGCTCATCGTGAGCGTGATGGGCAAGGCTATCGAAGAAGGCCTGTCGGAGCGCAAAGTCGACAAAGAAGACGCCGACAAAAAGCAGGCTGAAGACGAAGGCATCCAGGAGAAGCAGAACGCCGACGAATAG
- a CDS encoding DUF3089 domain-containing protein: MSFFRRLSVWLLPLLLGSCIKLIKPRHEFAATKEPPVPDYALAANWAALPTTRDSADAVPLHSTLRDQQATAPADVFFLHLTTLILPKGWNADPADASLNQFTDKLSIMRQASVFNAAGRIYAPHYRQATLYAFFDSTANSSQALELAYQDVKASFRYYLAHYNQGRPIILAGHSQGAYHARRLLQEFFDEDSALRRQLVAAYLVGFEVRPERYKMLRPCQDSLQTGCYVSWNTAEWGYDYPPYHGALATNPLTWKTDTVTAPATLNRGSVPSSFDRIDTTLTAAKVHNGVLWVHPPKASGYPRFLLPGRPELRHSFHLADYGLFYLNVRRNAVARVQAFTKQPPRP; the protein is encoded by the coding sequence ATGTCCTTTTTTCGGCGCCTGAGCGTGTGGCTGCTGCCGCTGCTGCTGGGCTCCTGCATCAAGCTCATCAAGCCACGCCACGAATTTGCCGCCACCAAGGAGCCGCCCGTGCCCGACTACGCGCTGGCCGCCAACTGGGCCGCCCTGCCCACCACCCGCGACTCGGCCGACGCCGTGCCGCTCCACTCCACCCTGCGCGACCAGCAGGCCACCGCGCCGGCCGACGTGTTCTTCCTGCACCTGACCACCCTTATTCTGCCTAAAGGCTGGAACGCCGACCCCGCCGACGCCAGCCTCAACCAGTTCACCGACAAGCTCAGCATCATGCGGCAGGCGTCTGTGTTTAACGCCGCCGGCCGAATCTACGCGCCGCACTACCGGCAGGCCACGCTCTACGCCTTCTTTGACAGCACCGCCAACAGCTCCCAGGCGCTGGAACTGGCGTATCAGGACGTGAAGGCGTCGTTCCGCTACTACCTGGCGCACTACAACCAGGGCCGGCCCATCATTCTGGCCGGGCACAGCCAGGGTGCCTACCATGCCCGCCGCCTGCTCCAGGAGTTTTTCGACGAGGACTCTGCCCTGCGCCGCCAGCTGGTGGCAGCTTACCTGGTAGGCTTCGAGGTGCGCCCCGAGCGGTACAAGATGCTGCGCCCCTGCCAGGATTCGCTGCAGACCGGCTGCTACGTGAGCTGGAACACGGCCGAGTGGGGCTATGACTACCCGCCCTACCACGGCGCCCTCGCCACAAACCCGCTCACTTGGAAAACCGACACCGTCACGGCCCCCGCCACCCTCAACCGCGGCAGCGTCCCATCCAGCTTCGACCGGATTGACACCACCCTCACGGCTGCCAAAGTGCACAACGGCGTGCTGTGGGTGCACCCGCCCAAAGCCAGCGGCTACCCCCGCTTCCTGCTGCCCGGCCGCCCCGAACTGCGCCACTCCTTCCACCTCGCCGACTACGGCCTGTTCTACCTGAACGTGCGCCGCAACGCCGTAGCGCGGGTGCAGGCCTTCACCAAACAGCCCCCACGCCCTTAA
- a CDS encoding GNAT family N-acetyltransferase, translating to MYAAPVLPAAPSTTPRHTARLTLRPYQPTDEAAFFAVLDENRSRLQPAFPARVAAVQALPDAGRVLRQFRQDWQQGRLYVFGIWHTATGAYLGDISLRPSWSAPVSAEIGYYLAAAAEGHGYAREALAAAVQFGFEAPVQAQSLTLRCRPTNPRSMAVAEHVGFRPVVARRRLWSLRGASDIVHFRLERP from the coding sequence ATGTACGCCGCGCCTGTGCTGCCTGCCGCTCCTTCCACCACGCCCCGCCACACGGCCCGCCTCACACTCCGCCCCTACCAGCCCACCGATGAGGCGGCGTTTTTTGCGGTCCTCGACGAAAACCGCAGCCGGCTGCAGCCGGCCTTTCCGGCCCGCGTGGCCGCCGTGCAGGCCCTGCCCGACGCCGGCCGGGTGCTTCGGCAGTTCCGCCAGGACTGGCAGCAGGGTCGCCTGTACGTGTTCGGCATCTGGCACACCGCCACCGGCGCCTACCTCGGCGACATTAGTCTGCGCCCTTCCTGGAGCGCCCCGGTGAGTGCCGAAATCGGCTATTATCTGGCGGCGGCGGCGGAAGGGCACGGCTACGCCCGCGAGGCGCTGGCCGCCGCCGTGCAGTTCGGTTTCGAGGCGCCGGTGCAGGCCCAGAGCCTCACGCTACGCTGCCGCCCCACCAACCCGCGCAGCATGGCTGTGGCCGAGCACGTGGGCTTCCGGCCAGTAGTGGCGCGCCGCCGCCTGTGGTCGTTGCGCGGCGCCTCCGACATTGTGCACTTCCGCCTGGAGCGGCCGTAG
- a CDS encoding response regulator transcription factor — protein MQAPTNPNAYKILVVDDDPDIVELLEYNLRKEGYTVASAPDGRKALEVAPQFGPDIIVLDVMMPHLDGIATCRQLREQPKFKDTYIIFLTARSEEFSEVAAFEAGADDFIAKPIKPRALLSRLGAFVRRDRDPQSTQDTIEINGLKIDRTAFSVYQEGRKITLPKKEFELLAFLAATPHKVFGREELLQNIWGNDVFVLARTVDVHVRKVREKVGDHHIQTIKGVGYKFNTDN, from the coding sequence GTGCAAGCACCCACCAACCCCAACGCCTACAAAATCCTTGTTGTCGATGATGACCCCGACATCGTGGAGCTGCTGGAATACAACCTGCGCAAAGAAGGCTATACGGTGGCTTCGGCCCCGGACGGACGCAAGGCGCTGGAAGTGGCTCCCCAGTTCGGGCCCGACATCATTGTGCTCGACGTGATGATGCCCCACCTCGACGGCATTGCCACCTGCCGGCAGCTGCGCGAGCAGCCCAAGTTCAAGGACACCTACATTATCTTCCTGACGGCCCGCTCCGAGGAGTTTTCGGAAGTGGCCGCCTTCGAGGCCGGCGCCGACGACTTCATTGCCAAGCCCATCAAGCCTCGCGCCCTGCTCAGCCGCCTCGGGGCCTTCGTGCGCCGCGACCGGGACCCGCAGAGCACCCAGGATACTATCGAAATCAACGGCCTCAAGATTGACCGCACCGCGTTTTCGGTGTACCAGGAAGGCCGCAAAATCACGCTACCCAAAAAGGAGTTCGAGCTACTAGCGTTTCTGGCTGCCACGCCGCACAAGGTGTTTGGGCGCGAGGAACTACTGCAGAACATCTGGGGCAACGACGTGTTCGTGCTGGCCCGCACCGTGGACGTGCACGTGCGCAAGGTGCGTGAGAAAGTCGGCGACCATCACATCCAGACCATCAAAGGCGTCGGCTACAAGTTCAACACGGATAATTAA
- a CDS encoding DUF6624 domain-containing protein — protein MSKTLDSLAYVDQWPMQRLMEQQPDSAGRDLYKVEKDNFARHQPVLEAIVKRFGYPGFRQVGEQSANNFWLLVQHADAYPKFQRQMLQLMLVEVKRRNASPTNYAYLADRVAINSGQPEEYGTQVVYEGPGLGKAVPKSLRDPANVNKRRAAIGMEPLETYLEMMTNMHLEMNKPKPGN, from the coding sequence TTGAGCAAGACGCTCGATAGCCTGGCTTACGTGGACCAATGGCCCATGCAACGCCTTATGGAGCAGCAACCCGACAGCGCCGGCCGTGACTTATACAAAGTCGAAAAAGACAACTTTGCCCGCCATCAGCCCGTGCTGGAAGCCATTGTAAAACGGTTTGGCTACCCGGGCTTCCGGCAGGTAGGCGAGCAAAGCGCCAACAACTTCTGGCTGCTCGTGCAGCACGCCGACGCTTACCCGAAGTTTCAGCGGCAGATGCTGCAACTGATGCTGGTGGAAGTGAAACGCCGCAACGCCAGCCCAACCAACTACGCCTACCTGGCCGATAGGGTAGCCATCAACTCCGGCCAGCCCGAGGAATACGGCACACAGGTCGTGTATGAAGGGCCTGGGCTTGGCAAAGCCGTTCCCAAATCATTGCGCGACCCTGCAAACGTGAACAAGCGCCGGGCCGCAATTGGCATGGAGCCTCTGGAAACCTATCTGGAGATGATGACCAACATGCACCTGGAAATGAACAAGCCGAAACCCGGCAACTAA